In Paenibacillus sonchi, the genomic stretch TCTCCTCCTTTTGTTGGCAAAATAAATAAAATCGAGATATTACTTCTTTTTAACTTTTCACCGTTTTCTATCGCATTTTCAACTTTTTTCCTCAAAGTGTTTAGTTCCTTATTTTCTTTTAAAGCTGTCATACAATCTCTTATTATTTTACTGGAATACTTTCTGCAAATTAGCTTATCTGCTTGTTTTTTTAACAATTTTTTTTGGTCACTCGTGTAACTACTAGATTTATAATGATACACGTAACAATCATCGGCTACTTTTAGTTTGAAGCCAGCATTTTTTGCTCGGATACAATAATCATTTTCTTCGCCATATCCTTCCGAAAAAGTCTCCTGATCAAAATAACCAATTTTATCTATAACCTCTCTTTTAACCATTAAACAAAATCCATTTAAAAGTGGAACTTCTGGATAACATTTATCTGACTGGTTTTCCACTAAATTTGACATTTGTTCCAAGTTCATTTTTTCTGGGAGTGAATTTTTTGCCCAATCATTTTGTTCAAACAATTTTGGTACGGATTGCCAAGAAGCTGCATTGGAAAGAGGACCTGCTATACCTACAGCTTTCTCAGATTCCATACATGCAATTAGCTTTTCTAACCAGCGAAGTGTAACGATTGTATCACTATTAAGTAACACACAATATTTAGAAGATGATGCCAGCAACCCTATATTAGCGGCAATTGTATATCCTTGTGCATAATCATTTCTAATAAGCTTACAATTATAGACTTCAGCATAAGCCCTTAAAAATCTACTTGTTTCCTTGTTACTGCCATCATCAACTATAATAATATTAAAGGTTAATGTTCTCTTAGCAATTAATGACTCGAGACATACTTTTACTTCCTCTAAAGCATTATGCACACAAATGATTACATCAATTTCTTCAGTATTAGTTTCATTACGTTCATCATTACTTATTAGATTTTGCTTATTCAGTCTGTCTTCTTCTAAAATTAAACTTATTAAGCCCGGTTCTTTTTCAGTCATTCCATTATTCATATTCTCGTAAATTTGTCTCCTTGTTCTAGCATAATCCCAAATTCTAACATTAGTAATTTCACCAATAAAAAAACCGTAATTACTCAGACCCCCGATTATCCCTGAGGCAAAAACATTTGTTTTCAGGCTTTTCAAACCCATTTTTCTAATCTCACCATTAATAAAAAGATATGGGGTTTTATCACGATAAACAATTGCAATGTGAGTCCAGTCAGTAATACTTGTTTCATATACTAAAGTAGCTGGCAGATGATTTGCTGTATGTTCAAAAACTGAAACACCATTCGTCCCTACTGACACTCCTGTTCCAGCATACTCATTATCGCCCCCATAACCAGCCGCAATAACATACCTTTGATCTGAAATACCTGAAGCACCTATAACTGACTCTTTTCTAATTTTATGAGCTGCTTCAGGCTTAACCCAGAATTCATATGTGAAGTTATTCTTTACTTCCTTAAATATGGATTGAATTGTTAATTTATCGCTACCACTGAACCTCATTTTAATATCACCCTTTTTCTTTGAACCGACTTAGCTATTGCCGACACCATCTTGGATTCCATGCGGAAACGGAAAGGACTCAGCAAGTAACAGTCACTTTCGCTTAGAGAGCCCCTCCCCCGGTGGCTCTCTTTATAAACATCGCGTGGCTCTCACTTATTAACTCAATGGCTCTATCCCACCGAAATATTCATTCTTCGTGACTTTAATACTTCGTATTGACATTAGATCAAAGATTTTTTTTGATTTGTCTGATGATCGTGAATTCTCCATTTGAAGTATTTATTATCCCTAATATAGTCATCGAGAATAGAAAAAGGGGTATTATACTTCCAAGCGATATAATTAAAGCTCATCTGATCTCTTTTACTGAAGTTTTCAACTTCATTCCACCAAGCGTCCATTGTTTCTATAATTTTTGGATCCTTGTGTCTCCTTAAAATTACTCCAGTAGAAATAAGACCATTATTTTCTGGATATCTCTCTTTTCATATCTTTCAGCTTGGGCAAGAATGACATTTTTGTCATCTTTGTTTCTCCGTATGCAAGCTTCTGCTTCTTGATATATACAGTTTCTTCCATCAGAGTGCCTAAAAAAGACAAGAGAAGATTCCTTCAAATAACTTTGCAGCAACTCGTATAGATCTCCAACGATAGTAATATTTGCATCTACCCATACACTGTAGTTATAGTCTTGAAAAAACAAGTGAGGTAGTATTTTTACATATCTTGCCTTTCTTGTCGAATCAAGATTATGATGTGGTAGTGGTATTATTTTCCAAAAATTTGACTTTATATCCGGATTGTCAGTAAAGCATACATAATCAAATTTATCGGATTTATACCGGGGTTCATAAAGATTGTCATAATTAGCTGTGATAGCAGTATAAACGACAACTTTATTTTTATTAATTTGACCGACTGAAGTACCTACATCAGATTGATATATTATTTTGTTTTGCTCCATTAGTAAATACCTCCAGTGTGTTTGCTAATCTAAAAGTGTACCACTTACACAGCGTCTGCTAACGCAAAAGTTCTGAGCAGGTACCTGTTATGCTGAATGAAGCTCAGCAACCTGGGGAGAATCTCCGATCCTTACAATGTTAGGTGTATCTATATTTTTAAAGGCATTTCTTGTATCTATAATTAAGTTAGAATTTTCCGAAATCTCTTGGTAGTTATAAACATTATGGTTTGTTAATAAGATAATACAGTCAAAATTACGAAGATTTTGATGATCCAATTCAATTGAATGTACAATATTTCCTTCATTATCTGTAAACTGGGTTGCATAAGGATCATTGTATTCAACTAAAGCGCCCATTTCTTTTAATGTATGATAGATAGAAAGACTAGGAGATTCCCGTAAATCATCAATATTCGGCTTATACGCCATGCCTAGTAATAATATTTTAGAGTTTCTGACAGATTTATTAACATTATTAAGTGCTATTTCAACCTTATTTAACACATACTCCGGCATATAATGATTTATTTCATGTGCTAATTCAATGAAACGGCTATAAAAGTTTAATTCTCTTGCTTTCCACGATAAGTACATAGGGTCAAGAGGAATGCAGTGTCCTCCAATACCAGGGCCAGGAGAAAATGGCATAAAACCAAAGGGTTTTGTACTCGCTGCTTTAATTACTTCCCATATATTTATTTCTAATTTTTCGCATAACATCGCCATTTCATTAATAAATGCAATATTCACACTGCGAAATGTATTTTCTAAAAGCTTACTCATTTCGGCTATCTTAGGGGAAGAAACAGTCACAAGTGATTGAATGGCATCCTTATATAACAAGGTTGCTATTTCAGTACATAATTGTGTTTTTCCTCCAATTACTTTTGGTATGTTTTTTGTATTATATTTGCCATTACCAGGATCTACTCTTTCTGGGGAAAAACAAAGAAAATAATCCTCACCAGCTTTATATCCTTTTTTTGTCAATTCATATTCGATCAATTCCTCTGTTGTACCCGGATAAGTAGTACTTTCTAAAATAATGAGTAATTCTTTATGCATATATTGTTTTATTTCTTCAACTACTGAATTTATATACGACATATCCGGGATGTCATCCTTTGTTAAAGGAGTAGGAACACAAATGTTAATAGAATCCAAAGATGAAATTACTGAAAAATCATTTGTAGGAATAAATTTTTTACTGTTTATCACTTCGTGTAAATCTTCTTTATTTACTCCTGAAATATAGAAATCCATGTTCTTTAATCTACTGATTTTTTCTACATTAATATCAATTCCATAAACTTGGTAACCTTTTTTTGATAATTCAATTGCTAATGGCATCCCTACATAGCCAAGTCCAATTACGCCAACTTTAGCCTTTAGAGAAATTAATTTTTCTTTTAAATTAGAATATGGTGAGTTCTTCTCCAATTCTAAAACCTTCCTTCTTTCTACATTTTTTTACTTATAATTACATTATTTTTCAGTTAAAATGGATTGAATGGACTTCGTGATATAACAGGCTTATTGTAACTAGTCATGATTATGGATACCCTTGTCAATCAATATCGCCCCCCCTAGTGCTGTATACTTTCATACTATGTATTGATAATCAAAACGTAATAGGATATAAGACTAAATTTAGCCTGGTAGATGAACATGTGCGGCAGTTGATTCAGCTTGCTTCTACACATAGTCAGGAGTTGATGGCAGTTGGAAAATAATACACAAAACGAAGATGAAGAAGGACTGATGGAAGTCAAAGTCACGGGGGGAGGTGGGGATTTTTGAACTGGAAGAGCGAAAGCGTCCGCCCGAAAGCTTTCCGAAGGAAAGCTCGCATCGGAAGCATATGCTGTCTCCGGATTTTATCCGCTAGAAGCGGTATAAATCAGGAAATCCGGAGACAACAGCGGCTGGATGTCCAAAACATTCGCCGTAGTTACGGCAATTTAAGATTGAACCTTCATCAGCAAATGATCGATTCGATGTTGAAAGGTGTGTGAAGTCAACACGCGTTGTCTTGCTTTTTTGGCCATCCGTTTGCGTTCTTCGTCGTGTGCAATATAATAATGAATCTTCTCAAGTAAATCATGCTTATCTTCAAAAGAAACAATTTCCTTTCCTTCCTCAAAATGATTTACCAGCTCTTCTTTAGAATCAATAAGTTGAAATGCTTCACAACTGGCAGCATCAAAGGTACGATTGTTGATACTTTTAGCAATAATACCCATACGGTTTTTATTGTATTTCTCATGGGAAGGGCGGTGGATATTTAAAACAATTTTAGAACCATTATAATAATTCACAACGGTTTCAGGCCTTACCCAAGCATTCACTAAATCTAAACCCCGATATAAATTTTTGGTCCATTCATTATTATACTTGCCCCACCCTCTCCCAACGATTTGAATTTGATAGTCTGTTCTCTGTAACAAGAATTCAATAAGCTCAATCCGATTGCTATAGGGTACTCCTACTAAACAAATATCACTTGTAAACTCTTCAGAGACCGGTGTGGAACGATACATTGCTGGATCTGTTCCCAGAGGAAGATGATATACGTGTGGATGCCCGAGTCTTTTATATTGTTCTAATGCAGCTTGATCGATGGTAAAAATGTAGTCAAAATAAGTGATCAGCGGAATGGTCCAATCCATATAATAAGGATCTTCCGTCATCCAAATGGCCGACTTTACTTTGGTTTGCTTTAAGAATTCCAGTATAGGCTTGGAAATTTTCAAACCGCCCATTGCTACAATAAGATCTGGCTGTAAAGATTCTTTCATAAGTTGTAATGCATTTAAACCCATATTTAGGGTAAAAGGTTCACAATCGTGACCTGCATTCTGAAAGGCTTCTACTATACTTTGTTCAAAAAAGTAATAAACTGCCCTAAAACCTGAAGTAATGAATAAAATTTTCATTTTCTTCCTCCCTTGTAAATTTGATATTTTTTTAGTTAATAGGATATTGCCACAAACATAAAATAAAAAAAGCCATATGATGTTTTATAAAATGAGTGGAGGTGAAAATATGGCACAGACCTTAGTTGAATTCGGTAGAAGCATCCAGACCAACCTGGACAATGGTGTTATTGTTCCAATCACTGCAACACCAAGTTTGATATTACAATTTGGAATTAATGTTCCAGCAGCAACCAACTTTGTAGAACTTACTACTACAGTAGGTTGGCAGGTAACAAACGTTTTTGCTACACCACCAGATCAACCCAAACTCTTCCTTCAAGTCCTTATGGATGGAGTCGTTGTTGGTAGTGCTGAGCAAGAGTCTATTTCAAATGATGAAGATGAACCGCTTGAAATGACCACAACGTTCCAGACCATTCTTACCAATGTATCCGTAGGGTTTCATGGAATTCAAGTGTTTGCCTCAAACCCTGATGATCTCCAGGGAGATATCACCCTAACTGGTCCAGTTAATATTACTGGAAAAGTTTATGTGCCTGTATAACTTATTCACTTAGTAGACCAATTAGCAGTTAATCAAAGTAAAAACTCCTATGTAGAAGTCTTGTTTGTTTTAGGGAACAAACAAGGCCAACACCTTCTACTATAGGAGTTTTTTAATATAATATTCATCTGAATGGGGGCATATGCTAAAACAGATGGACATGAAACATATTTTCATTAGCAGAGACCCGCGTGATGTTGTAGTTTCTGAAACTTCTTCTAAAAAACCTCTTGCCCTTAATCCGAAATCATGATATATTACTTCTTGTGTTGCATTTCTTAATTTGCGGTCGTGGCGGAATTGGCAGACGCGCACGGTTCAGGTCCGTGTGGTAGCAATACCGTGGAGGTTCGAGTCCTCTCGACCGCATCATAACAAAGGAAGCTTCTGTACTGCTCATCCGGGCAGTGCAGAAGCTTTTTTCTTCAACCGGCCGCAGATGATGGCTATGAACAATGAATAAAACGGGCCAAAAACATGATTCGCCTTGACTTATGCAGCTCATATGTTAGAATAGCGAGGCCCAAATTCTAATATAAAGAAGTGAAACTATGCTAGAGCCAAAGGTGAATGTGAAGCAGGGCCGCCTGTTTCTCGATAAGTATTTTTCCGGAGAATCCATTGACTACCGTCAAATTATATCGTTATTTCTTCCTATATTAGTAGACCAGGCCTTTGTGGTAGGACTGAACGTTGTGAACACAGCGATGATCAGCTCTTCCGGAGTGGCAGCGATCAGTGCGGTGAATATGATAGATTCGCTGAATATTTTTCTGATCAGTGTGTTCATTGCCGTGTCAACGGGAGGTACTGTTGTTGTAGCGCAATATAAAGGCAGCGGAAACGAGCTAATGGTCTCCAAAGCCGCTGCAGGAGCCGTATCCTCCGTATCGCTGATGGCCTTTGCCATCGGCTTGTTTGGCATTGTGTTCCACGG encodes the following:
- a CDS encoding glycosyltransferase, whose protein sequence is MRFSGSDKLTIQSIFKEVKNNFTYEFWVKPEAAHKIRKESVIGASGISDQRYVIAAGYGGDNEYAGTGVSVGTNGVSVFEHTANHLPATLVYETSITDWTHIAIVYRDKTPYLFINGEIRKMGLKSLKTNVFASGIIGGLSNYGFFIGEITNVRIWDYARTRRQIYENMNNGMTEKEPGLISLILEEDRLNKQNLISNDERNETNTEEIDVIICVHNALEEVKVCLESLIAKRTLTFNIIIVDDGSNKETSRFLRAYAEVYNCKLIRNDYAQGYTIAANIGLLASSSKYCVLLNSDTIVTLRWLEKLIACMESEKAVGIAGPLSNAASWQSVPKLFEQNDWAKNSLPEKMNLEQMSNLVENQSDKCYPEVPLLNGFCLMVKREVIDKIGYFDQETFSEGYGEENDYCIRAKNAGFKLKVADDCYVYHYKSSSYTSDQKKLLKKQADKLICRKYSSKIIRDCMTALKENKELNTLRKKVENAIENGEKLKRSNISILFILPTKGGDGGSHSVVQETMGLRTLNVNAKIANNLNYKIPFSEQYLNFDEFCVYYRNQDELIRLSQHFDIVVATVFTTVKMLKNIIECHPYIKPSYYIQDYEPLMFDKDHHWYKEAIESYTLIPNNNAFAKTNWIRNIIKENHGIEVYKIAPSLDNMLFKPAVTINNSKKDVVHIVAMVRPKTPRRSPKETMNVLKAIKEKYNSKIEISIFGCSDNELNSLNVPLNFDFKNQGILHREQVAELLQDSDIFIDLSTYQAFGRSGLEAMAIGCSTILPKIGGIYEYAVHGYNSFLVDTANNEEVIHFISYLVENKSIRNKFFLNGIETAKNYSIEKASLSLYQFFDNMLNNKEKGIDRIHISQFPNSCPLDCNIDYTRL
- a CDS encoding glycosyltransferase domain-containing protein, coding for MDAWWNEVENFSKRDQMSFNYIAWKYNTPFSILDDYIRDNKYFKWRIHDHQTNQKKSLI
- a CDS encoding glycosyltransferase domain-containing protein, translated to MEQNKIIYQSDVGTSVGQINKNKVVVYTAITANYDNLYEPRYKSDKFDYVCFTDNPDIKSNFWKIIPLPHHNLDSTRKARYVKILPHLFFQDYNYSVWVDANITIVGDLYELLQSYLKESSLVFFRHSDGRNCIYQEAEACIRRNKDDKNVILAQAERYEKRDIQKIMVLFLLE
- a CDS encoding nucleotide sugar dehydrogenase; the protein is MEKNSPYSNLKEKLISLKAKVGVIGLGYVGMPLAIELSKKGYQVYGIDINVEKISRLKNMDFYISGVNKEDLHEVINSKKFIPTNDFSVISSLDSINICVPTPLTKDDIPDMSYINSVVEEIKQYMHKELLIILESTTYPGTTEELIEYELTKKGYKAGEDYFLCFSPERVDPGNGKYNTKNIPKVIGGKTQLCTEIATLLYKDAIQSLVTVSSPKIAEMSKLLENTFRSVNIAFINEMAMLCEKLEINIWEVIKAASTKPFGFMPFSPGPGIGGHCIPLDPMYLSWKARELNFYSRFIELAHEINHYMPEYVLNKVEIALNNVNKSVRNSKILLLGMAYKPNIDDLRESPSLSIYHTLKEMGALVEYNDPYATQFTDNEGNIVHSIELDHQNLRNFDCIILLTNHNVYNYQEISENSNLIIDTRNAFKNIDTPNIVRIGDSPQVAELHSA
- a CDS encoding glycosyltransferase produces the protein MKILFITSGFRAVYYFFEQSIVEAFQNAGHDCEPFTLNMGLNALQLMKESLQPDLIVAMGGLKISKPILEFLKQTKVKSAIWMTEDPYYMDWTIPLITYFDYIFTIDQAALEQYKRLGHPHVYHLPLGTDPAMYRSTPVSEEFTSDICLVGVPYSNRIELIEFLLQRTDYQIQIVGRGWGKYNNEWTKNLYRGLDLVNAWVRPETVVNYYNGSKIVLNIHRPSHEKYNKNRMGIIAKSINNRTFDAASCEAFQLIDSKEELVNHFEEGKEIVSFEDKHDLLEKIHYYIAHDEERKRMAKKARQRVLTSHTFQHRIDHLLMKVQS